A single window of Vibrio alfacsensis DNA harbors:
- a CDS encoding phosphate ABC transporter substrate-binding protein has product MKKLVTVFAASLLSFNAFAGMVVVGNTAGVDSLSQAEVQKLFLGKSTKLSNGSSARIVELTDGAAGRVAFHEVATGRSEAQVQSAWSRLVFTGKAEAPIQVADYSAVISTVASNPNAIGYVDDASVTGDVKVLYKF; this is encoded by the coding sequence ATGAAAAAATTAGTTACAGTATTCGCCGCTTCTCTGCTTTCATTCAATGCTTTCGCTGGCATGGTTGTGGTTGGCAACACTGCAGGTGTAGACAGTCTATCTCAAGCAGAGGTACAAAAACTGTTTTTGGGTAAATCGACTAAGCTAAGCAATGGTTCAAGCGCTCGTATCGTTGAGTTAACCGATGGCGCAGCTGGTCGCGTTGCATTTCATGAAGTAGCCACCGGTCGTAGTGAAGCGCAAGTTCAGTCGGCTTGGTCACGTCTTGTGTTCACTGGTAAGGCTGAAGCACCAATACAGGTTGCGGATTACTCCGCAGTGATTTCGACGGTAGCCTCTAATCCAAATGCTATTGGCTATGTGGACGATGCATCGGTGACTGGTGATGTAAAGGTTTTATACAAATTTTAG
- a CDS encoding DEAD/DEAH box helicase → MPFSKLGLSTPITDAVKALGYEKPTSIQQKAIPIVLRGRNLIAAAQTGTGKTASFVLPILEKLSTGETQRKKRARAIILTPTRELALQVHQSIEAYAQNLPLRSMAMFGGVDYAPQKQALIEGVDIVVSTPGRLIDLYGQRAIHFDEVEMLVLDEADKMLDMGFIDAIDKIVDCMPEDIQSLLFSATLSNPVRDLAKNVIVDPEEITIAKHSASKSNIKQWITTVDKDMKSSLLSHMLQENEWSQVLVFIETKHGAAKLVTQLEKRGIVAEAFHSGRNQRVRQELIEQFKAGKIQYLVATGVAARGIDIDNLPVVINYDLPFPADEYVHRIGRTGRAGAQGEAISLVSKDDFKNLCMIESRLGHLLERVEIEGFAPRKPVPISILNYVPKNKRKPQDK, encoded by the coding sequence ATGCCATTTTCTAAGCTTGGTTTAAGCACACCTATCACCGATGCGGTGAAGGCGCTGGGTTATGAAAAACCGACTTCTATCCAACAAAAAGCCATTCCAATTGTTCTGCGTGGTCGTAATCTGATTGCCGCAGCACAAACGGGCACGGGTAAAACTGCAAGCTTTGTATTACCGATTTTAGAAAAACTCAGCACAGGCGAGACGCAACGTAAAAAACGCGCACGTGCGATCATTTTGACACCAACTCGCGAACTTGCTCTTCAGGTGCATCAAAGCATTGAAGCTTATGCTCAAAATTTACCGTTACGCTCAATGGCGATGTTTGGTGGTGTGGATTACGCGCCGCAAAAACAAGCATTGATTGAGGGGGTAGACATTGTCGTGAGCACTCCAGGCCGTTTGATTGATTTATATGGTCAACGTGCTATTCACTTCGATGAAGTTGAAATGTTGGTTCTGGATGAAGCCGATAAAATGCTTGATATGGGCTTCATTGATGCGATCGATAAGATTGTTGATTGCATGCCTGAAGATATTCAAAGTTTACTGTTCTCTGCGACACTATCGAATCCAGTTCGTGATCTTGCGAAAAATGTCATTGTTGATCCAGAAGAAATCACGATCGCGAAACACAGCGCATCGAAATCAAACATCAAGCAGTGGATCACAACAGTAGATAAAGACATGAAGTCATCGCTGCTTAGCCATATGTTGCAAGAAAATGAATGGTCTCAAGTGTTGGTGTTTATCGAAACCAAACACGGTGCTGCGAAGCTTGTCACTCAGCTAGAAAAGCGAGGTATTGTTGCCGAAGCGTTCCACAGTGGTCGTAATCAACGTGTGCGCCAAGAACTGATCGAGCAGTTTAAAGCAGGTAAGATTCAATACTTAGTGGCAACGGGTGTCGCGGCTCGTGGTATTGATATCGACAATTTACCAGTAGTGATCAACTACGATTTGCCATTCCCTGCAGACGAATATGTGCATCGCATTGGTCGTACAGGTCGTGCTGGTGCGCAAGGTGAAGCGATCTCATTGGTATCGAAAGACGACTTCAAAAATCTATGTATGATTGAAAGCCGTTTAGGTCATTTGTTAGAACGTGTAGAAATTGAAGGCTTTGCGCCAAGAAAGCCTGTGCCAATTTCCATTTTGAATTACGTGCCTAAAAATAAACGTAAACCCCAAGATAAATAA
- a CDS encoding potassium channel family protein, with translation MKTGDKQFAVIGLGRFGLAVCKELQDSGSQVLAVDINEERVKEAAGFVSQAIVANCTQEETVAELKLDDYDMVMIAIGADVNASILTTLIAKEAGVKSVWVKANDRFQARVLQKIGADHIIMPERDMGIRVARKMLDKRVLEFHPLGSGLAMTEFVIGSRWMGKTLGDLALCKVEGVQVLGFKRGPEITKAPELTTTLEIGDLIIVVGPQDKLASKLKSL, from the coding sequence ATGAAAACGGGTGATAAGCAATTTGCTGTAATTGGTCTTGGCCGCTTTGGCTTGGCTGTATGTAAAGAACTGCAAGACTCCGGCTCCCAAGTATTGGCGGTAGACATTAATGAAGAGCGGGTTAAAGAAGCCGCTGGGTTTGTTAGCCAAGCGATTGTGGCGAATTGTACTCAAGAAGAGACGGTTGCAGAGCTTAAATTAGACGATTATGACATGGTTATGATTGCTATTGGCGCCGATGTGAACGCAAGCATCCTGACGACATTAATCGCAAAAGAAGCGGGCGTAAAATCGGTTTGGGTAAAAGCGAACGATCGTTTTCAAGCTCGTGTTCTACAAAAAATCGGTGCAGACCACATCATTATGCCTGAGCGCGATATGGGGATTCGTGTCGCACGTAAGATGCTCGATAAACGTGTTTTAGAGTTTCATCCATTAGGCAGTGGTCTTGCGATGACAGAGTTCGTGATCGGATCTCGTTGGATGGGCAAAACACTGGGTGATCTTGCCTTATGCAAAGTCGAGGGGGTTCAAGTACTCGGTTTTAAACGCGGCCCAGAAATCACCAAAGCACCAGAGTTAACAACAACGTTGGAGATCGGTGATTTAATCATTGTGGTCGGCCCACAGGACAAGTTGGCCAGCAAGTTAAAATCACTATGA
- a CDS encoding tyrosine-type recombinase/integrase, which produces MLTVKEIKGLKPKKTPYYTWDKSGERGKGRLGVQVMPSGSVNFKFRYFKDSKPTFIQLGKMPGMSLALARDLCKEYGDLLSLGIDPKEELEKRAREKSQKEREANEIGSFEQLIKLHAEHKKTEGKRSYQDEMKKIVDNVFPYLDIKRKAKDFKAEDFIHILSIPIESGHAAKSNKIRSILHAAFNFGRFYDNDPAYKNRNTKFGISGNPIADIPKQTRAEKAGTHFLSWEEVEKLLWDMDHRYADLDFAFQTRQAIKLCFHLGGQRPYEVVTLEWSDINFLDKYLTVQQGNFKTNIPHVIPLTKTAINILHDLKSNATQNSPYVFYKKTNPLEHMPTNSIAQALLTYKSRTKEVRPFIGRDFRRTVKTLGATIKLSKEIRDRIQGHAFSDVSSKHYDMYEYLDEKRAALEVWEKELNERIEKFTQ; this is translated from the coding sequence ATGCTTACGGTTAAAGAAATAAAGGGATTAAAACCTAAAAAAACACCCTACTACACCTGGGACAAATCTGGGGAAAGGGGAAAGGGTCGCCTTGGTGTACAAGTTATGCCTTCAGGATCCGTTAACTTCAAATTTCGCTACTTCAAAGATTCCAAGCCCACATTCATACAGTTAGGTAAGATGCCAGGTATGAGCCTCGCTTTAGCTCGTGACCTTTGTAAAGAGTACGGCGACCTATTATCCCTAGGCATAGATCCAAAAGAAGAGCTTGAAAAGCGTGCCAGAGAAAAGTCTCAAAAAGAACGTGAAGCGAATGAAATTGGTAGCTTTGAGCAATTAATCAAACTACATGCAGAACACAAGAAAACAGAGGGAAAGCGATCTTATCAAGATGAAATGAAAAAGATTGTTGATAACGTATTTCCTTACCTGGATATCAAGCGAAAGGCTAAGGATTTTAAAGCTGAAGACTTCATCCACATCCTTTCTATTCCAATCGAATCAGGGCATGCAGCTAAAAGCAACAAGATACGCTCAATCCTTCACGCTGCTTTCAATTTTGGTCGTTTCTATGACAATGACCCCGCATACAAAAACCGTAACACAAAGTTTGGCATTTCAGGGAATCCGATTGCTGACATACCAAAGCAGACTCGGGCAGAAAAAGCTGGTACACATTTCTTAAGCTGGGAGGAGGTCGAAAAGCTACTCTGGGATATGGATCATCGATATGCAGATCTTGATTTTGCTTTCCAAACCCGCCAAGCCATAAAACTGTGCTTTCATCTAGGTGGTCAGCGTCCATACGAAGTCGTAACACTTGAATGGAGTGACATTAATTTCCTGGATAAGTATCTCACCGTTCAACAAGGAAACTTCAAAACGAACATTCCTCACGTAATTCCTTTGACCAAAACAGCAATTAACATCCTTCATGACTTAAAGAGTAACGCAACACAAAATAGCCCTTACGTTTTCTACAAGAAGACAAATCCCCTTGAGCACATGCCTACTAATTCGATTGCTCAAGCATTGTTAACTTATAAGTCCCGAACAAAGGAAGTTAGACCATTCATCGGCAGAGATTTCCGAAGAACCGTAAAAACTCTTGGTGCAACAATAAAGTTATCCAAAGAGATTCGAGATCGCATCCAAGGTCACGCTTTCTCTGACGTGTCCTCTAAGCATTACGATATGTACGAATATCTCGATGAGAAAAGAGCTGCTTTGGAAGTTTGGGAAAAGGAACTTAATGAGCGCATAGAAAAGTTTACTCAATAA
- a CDS encoding outer membrane protein translates to MRKTILAALIGGLAFGANAANLDDLRIGGFGSVGVGISDNDAGYAGYDKELGYKQDTLFGLQFDFQINDRASVTTQVVANGRYNFEPAFEVAYLSYKFDAATVRGGKIRTPFFMYSDYLDVGYAYPMLRPSQEIYEHLIISNFTGIDAIIPVEIGSSTLELQPFMGVSQLEERDSNFGQQADIKDVFGLAANWYINDWTVRGSYAQATVEAMSPVLPDSMSAMDPIVTMKLNQDQDATFTSIGVQYNDGTWLFNAEGMAMELSGPYYDVEAASVLLGYQVNAFTPYVAGGYISTSDNDERALWPSSIKEYDRTSYSVGLRWDFATNMAMKLDTTYVDYNDTTGGIGGNSALEYDDSLVYSASVDFVF, encoded by the coding sequence ATGAGAAAGACAATATTAGCTGCTTTAATCGGTGGATTGGCATTTGGCGCTAATGCCGCAAACTTAGATGATTTACGTATCGGCGGTTTTGGTTCGGTTGGCGTGGGTATTTCAGACAATGACGCTGGCTATGCAGGTTACGATAAAGAGTTGGGTTACAAGCAAGATACATTGTTTGGTCTTCAATTTGATTTTCAGATCAACGACCGAGCAAGTGTGACCACGCAAGTCGTAGCAAATGGCCGCTACAATTTTGAGCCTGCATTTGAAGTGGCGTACTTGAGCTATAAATTCGATGCTGCAACCGTTCGCGGCGGTAAGATCCGCACGCCTTTCTTCATGTATTCTGATTACTTAGATGTTGGCTACGCCTACCCAATGCTACGTCCATCACAAGAAATCTACGAGCACCTGATCATTTCTAATTTCACTGGTATTGATGCCATCATTCCAGTAGAGATTGGTTCCTCGACTCTTGAGTTACAACCGTTTATGGGTGTGAGTCAATTGGAAGAACGTGACAGTAACTTTGGTCAACAAGCCGATATTAAAGATGTGTTTGGTTTGGCTGCAAACTGGTACATCAATGATTGGACAGTGCGCGGATCTTATGCACAGGCGACGGTTGAAGCTATGTCCCCAGTCCTTCCAGATTCCATGTCGGCAATGGACCCGATTGTGACAATGAAGCTAAACCAAGACCAAGACGCTACCTTTACGTCTATTGGCGTTCAGTACAACGATGGCACCTGGTTGTTTAACGCTGAGGGTATGGCGATGGAGTTGTCAGGTCCTTACTACGATGTTGAAGCCGCATCCGTTCTTCTTGGTTATCAAGTGAATGCATTTACGCCATACGTAGCTGGTGGTTATATTTCAACAAGCGATAATGATGAGCGCGCTCTCTGGCCATCATCTATTAAGGAGTACGATCGCACGTCATACTCAGTAGGTCTTCGTTGGGACTTTGCAACCAATATGGCAATGAAACTAGATACAACGTACGTTGACTACAACGACACAACGGGTGGCATTGGTGGTAACTCAGCACTCGAGTATGACGATAGCTTGGTCTACTCAGCGTCAGTTGATTTCGTATTCTAA
- a CDS encoding TrkH family potassium uptake protein, which produces MKQFHQRGVFYVPDSKQKNAKGDEPRIILLSFLGVLLPSAVLLTLPVFSVTGLSITDALFTATSAISVTGLGVVDTGQHFTLAGKILLMFLMQIGGLGQMTLSAVLLYMFGVRLSLRQQALAKEALGQDRQVNLRRLVKRIVTFALVAEAIGFVFLSFRWVPEMGWQTGMFYALFHSISAFNNAGFALFSDSMMSFVNDPVVILTLSGLFIFGGLGFTVIGDLWLNWRRGFHFLHLHTKIMLIATPVLLVVGTLLFWLLERHNPNTMESLPVAGQWLAAFFQSASARTAGFNSVDLAQFTQPALLVMIVLMLIGAGSTSTGGGIKVSTFTVAFMATWAFLRQKKHVVIFKRTVNWQTVTKSLAIIVVSGAILTSAMFLLMITEKAAFDKVMFETISAFATVGLTAGLTAELSEPGKYIMIVVMIIGRIGPLTLAYMLARPQPTLIKYPEDNVLTG; this is translated from the coding sequence ATGAAGCAGTTTCATCAAAGAGGCGTTTTTTACGTCCCAGATAGCAAACAAAAAAATGCGAAAGGTGACGAACCACGCATTATATTGCTGAGCTTTCTCGGTGTGTTATTGCCATCTGCGGTGCTACTGACTTTACCCGTTTTTTCTGTGACGGGGTTGTCCATTACGGATGCGTTATTTACAGCCACCTCAGCGATCAGTGTGACTGGTTTAGGGGTTGTGGATACAGGACAGCACTTCACGTTAGCGGGTAAAATTCTGCTCATGTTTTTAATGCAAATCGGTGGATTAGGTCAGATGACATTATCTGCCGTTTTGCTCTATATGTTCGGAGTACGCTTAAGTTTGCGTCAGCAGGCGCTTGCAAAAGAAGCGCTCGGGCAAGATCGCCAAGTTAACTTACGTCGATTGGTTAAAAGGATAGTCACGTTTGCGTTGGTGGCAGAGGCGATAGGTTTTGTCTTTCTTTCATTCCGTTGGGTTCCTGAAATGGGATGGCAGACAGGAATGTTCTATGCGCTTTTCCATTCTATCTCAGCGTTTAACAATGCCGGGTTTGCACTGTTTTCTGACAGCATGATGAGCTTTGTTAATGACCCAGTTGTGATCTTAACCCTATCGGGCTTATTTATCTTTGGTGGCCTTGGGTTTACCGTCATCGGTGATCTATGGCTGAATTGGCGTCGTGGGTTCCACTTTTTGCATTTACACACCAAGATCATGCTTATCGCGACACCAGTACTGCTTGTCGTTGGCACACTACTGTTTTGGCTTTTGGAAAGACATAACCCGAATACGATGGAATCTCTACCTGTGGCAGGGCAATGGCTCGCGGCGTTCTTTCAATCTGCAAGCGCGCGCACTGCGGGGTTTAATAGCGTAGATCTTGCGCAGTTTACTCAGCCTGCCTTGTTAGTGATGATCGTTCTCATGCTGATTGGCGCTGGCTCCACCTCAACGGGTGGTGGTATTAAGGTCTCGACTTTTACCGTCGCGTTTATGGCGACATGGGCGTTTCTTCGTCAAAAGAAACACGTGGTGATATTTAAACGTACGGTAAACTGGCAAACCGTGACCAAATCACTGGCGATCATCGTTGTAAGTGGTGCGATTCTAACCAGCGCGATGTTTTTACTGATGATCACTGAGAAAGCTGCTTTCGATAAGGTGATGTTCGAAACGATATCGGCATTTGCTACGGTAGGGTTAACGGCCGGGTTAACGGCAGAGCTGTCGGAACCGGGTAAATACATCATGATTGTAGTGATGATCATTGGTCGTATTGGGCCTTTAACATTGGCTTATATGCTTGCGCGTCCTCAACCAACATTGATTAAGTATCCAGAAGACAATGTATTAACCGGTTAA
- a CDS encoding methyl-accepting chemotaxis protein: MNSASLNVYLVNQLAERFNLAVTLGDTELLEANRSTYQKIISNFELQASLQPTLSNDIGILTDALKSYFDGSYLVAQGMIDGTISLQAAGQKAANNTNTLEKLTQTLDSFSTDRVNEFEASVSDLESENVQASQLMSTLGAMALLIISLVGWYVVRGIKKDLSLITDKMRDIAEGDGDLTVRLVHDKQDELKELVASFNSFVQKLQSNITHTIDNVGQLDMISTTLVSSSESTTQLSNQQYAAIGEVAESLNQLFDAARHIAVNASDASVSANSARDQAVLGEDQVKSTIAAVQELTIDVENASDVVKQLDSNTQSAGSILDAISAIAEQTNLLALNAAIEAARAGEQGRGFAVVADEVRTLASRTQSSTQEIHNVLLQLQEQTKQASALITESAEKAQLCVEKSLVAEQSLKQITSDVAEISQRNEMIASATEEQEQTSARLGTYIDDIKSMAQGTADSVGQLDHVARDINGITSNLSQLTGHFKVS, from the coding sequence ATGAACTCGGCTTCACTGAATGTCTATTTAGTGAATCAATTAGCTGAGCGTTTCAATCTTGCTGTAACACTTGGGGATACTGAGTTGTTAGAGGCAAACCGTTCAACATATCAGAAAATTATTAGTAATTTTGAGCTTCAAGCATCGCTTCAGCCTACTTTATCTAATGACATAGGTATTCTCACCGATGCGCTAAAAAGCTATTTCGATGGTTCGTATCTTGTTGCACAGGGTATGATTGACGGTACGATCAGTTTGCAAGCTGCAGGACAAAAAGCAGCCAATAATACAAATACCTTAGAAAAGTTAACGCAAACTCTAGATTCATTCTCGACTGACCGAGTGAATGAGTTCGAAGCCTCTGTGTCTGACTTAGAGTCTGAGAATGTCCAAGCTAGTCAATTAATGAGCACTTTGGGAGCGATGGCTTTGCTTATCATTTCGTTGGTGGGTTGGTATGTCGTTCGTGGTATTAAGAAAGACCTGTCTCTCATTACAGACAAGATGCGAGATATTGCTGAGGGGGATGGTGATCTGACGGTTCGTCTTGTTCATGATAAGCAAGATGAGCTCAAAGAATTAGTGGCCTCTTTTAATAGTTTTGTTCAGAAACTTCAAAGTAACATCACCCATACTATCGATAATGTAGGTCAGCTAGATATGATTTCGACAACGCTGGTGTCCTCTAGTGAGTCAACCACTCAGTTGTCAAATCAGCAATATGCTGCGATCGGAGAAGTAGCAGAATCACTCAACCAATTATTTGACGCAGCGCGTCACATAGCAGTTAATGCAAGTGATGCATCCGTTTCAGCTAACAGTGCTCGTGATCAAGCTGTATTAGGTGAAGATCAAGTGAAAAGCACCATTGCGGCGGTTCAAGAATTAACCATCGATGTTGAAAATGCGTCAGATGTGGTTAAGCAGCTTGATAGTAATACACAGAGTGCTGGTTCTATTCTAGATGCGATCAGTGCCATTGCTGAACAAACGAACTTGCTTGCACTCAATGCTGCGATTGAAGCTGCACGAGCTGGTGAACAGGGACGTGGCTTTGCCGTCGTGGCCGATGAGGTACGCACGTTAGCGTCAAGAACACAATCGTCTACACAAGAAATACATAATGTTTTGCTTCAATTACAAGAGCAAACCAAACAAGCCTCTGCTCTGATTACAGAAAGCGCTGAAAAAGCACAGTTATGTGTCGAGAAATCGCTAGTAGCAGAACAGTCACTTAAGCAAATCACTTCCGATGTCGCTGAAATCAGTCAGCGTAATGAAATGATCGCCTCAGCCACCGAAGAACAAGAGCAAACATCGGCTCGACTCGGAACGTACATTGATGACATCAAGTCGATGGCGCAGGGCACCGCAGATAGCGTTGGCCAATTGGATCATGTTGCCCGTGATATTAACGGTATTACATCAAATTTATCTCAGTTAACGGGCCACTTTAAGGTCAGTTAA